The following is a genomic window from Chania multitudinisentens RB-25.
AAGCTGATCATCACGGAGAATCATCAACGAATGGAATCAGCGCTAAATTCAGAACAGGAGCATCGGGCGGCATTAAAGCGCTATTTTGCTATTGATGTGATGGTGTAGCGGTTAATGACCCGTGCGATATCGCCTGATGTTTTCAGAACACGGATCTCGGTAAACAGCGCAGTGGCTTCCAGGTACTCTTTACGCAGGTAGCCCAACCACTGTTTGATGCGTGCTACATGATACAAACCGGTATCATCCTGCTTTTCCAACTGGACATATTTTTGCAGCAACTGCACCACCTGCGGCCAGGGCATACGCGGTTCATTGTACTTTACCATCCGGCTCAGGTTAGGGATATTCAACGCGCCGCGCCCCAACATCACGGCATCACAGCCGGTCACCTGTAGACATTTTTGCGCGCTCTGGTAATCCCAGATTTCACCGTTGGCGATCACGGGAATGGATAAACGTTGGCGAATCTCACCAATAGCGGGCCAATTGATACGATCGGCCTGATAACCATCTTCCTTAGTGCGGCCATGCACCACCAATTCGCTGGCACCGGCCTGCTGTACCGCATCGGCAATTTCAAAACTGCGGCTGCCAGAATCCCACCCCAACCGCACTTTAACCGAAACGGGCAAATGCGCTGGCACTGCGGCACGCATGGCTTTGGCCCCCTGGTAGATCAGTTCGGGATCTTTCAATAACGTCGCACCGCCGCCGCTGCCGTTAACATGCCTTGAAGGGCAACCGCAGTTCAGATCGACCCCATATGACCCCAGCTCCACCGCTCGAGCGGCATTTTCCGCCAGCCATTGCGGATATTGGCCCAATAATTGAACTCGTACCAAGGTGCCCGACGGCGTGCGGCTGGCATGAGAAAGTTCAGGGCAGAGGCGATAAAAAGATTTAGCGGGCAGCAGTTGATCGACCACGCGCAGGAATTCGGTGATGCAGAGATCGTAATCATTCACTTCGGTGAGCAACTCCCGCACCAGAGAGTCAAGAACCCCCTCCATTGGAGCCAAAAATACGCGCATGACTTCCCTCGCTAAAAAAGAGGCGCCATGATACGGGCGAAAGACCGCAGCAGACAAGCCTGATGGCAATATCTTGCTGATATCCAATGAATGCTACCAATCCCCTAAGCAGCCTCATCCAGCAAGTGCTCAAGAAGCGTTAACGCGGCAAAATCGCGCACTCTTTATCCAACAGTGATTCTACCGA
Proteins encoded in this region:
- the dusC gene encoding tRNA dihydrouridine(16) synthase DusC; the encoded protein is MRVFLAPMEGVLDSLVRELLTEVNDYDLCITEFLRVVDQLLPAKSFYRLCPELSHASRTPSGTLVRVQLLGQYPQWLAENAARAVELGSYGVDLNCGCPSRHVNGSGGGATLLKDPELIYQGAKAMRAAVPAHLPVSVKVRLGWDSGSRSFEIADAVQQAGASELVVHGRTKEDGYQADRINWPAIGEIRQRLSIPVIANGEIWDYQSAQKCLQVTGCDAVMLGRGALNIPNLSRMVKYNEPRMPWPQVVQLLQKYVQLEKQDDTGLYHVARIKQWLGYLRKEYLEATALFTEIRVLKTSGDIARVINRYTITSIAK